The sequence AATCTTGTATGACATTTGCACATTATCTCTctgatgtgaaaataaaataaaataaaataaaaatccagtcagagcaacatagggagaccccaactctacaaaaaattttaaaaattagccaggcatgatggcacacagctgtagtcccagctattcgggaggttgaggtgggaggattgctggagccagggaagtcgaggctgcagtgagccatgatcatgtcactgcactccagcctggatgacacagcaagaccctgttaccccaacaaaaaaaaacaaaaccaggaccTTTCGTATAAAAACCTACCTTTttgatcctgtctcaaaaaagaatatgtatacacatacacaaacacaggtgtgtatgtatatatatattctgtgtatatatatgtatatatgatcaGCCTATCCAAGTACCTTGACAACTAAATTCAGTTCCCACTCAAACAATGGAGGTATAAGGGCCTTGGTATCTACTACTTTGAAGAGTAAAGATAATCAACAGCAGTAACTACAGCTGTTTAAAAAGTTTATATCTACAattttacatacatacacatgcatagaaaattttgttatatatatacacacatatatatattgcaCAGAATATTctgtgcaatggggcaatctcagctcagaaTATAGTGCACAGAAATTTTCTAAAAGGTCAGAAGAAATAGTTAGCAGTGGCTGTATCTGGAAACAGGAGTGGTTTATGCTTCTCATCTTTAGTACAGGGGTTACAAATGAGTAGCCCAAGGACTACATTCTGCCTACAGATGTGCTTTATATTTGGTCTTCAGTGTGTTAAAAATACCTGAATtaattgccaacatttaaaaatcaggacatttcagccggtcacagtggctcatgcctgtaatcccagtactttgggaggccgaggtgggcagatcgcttgagctctggagtttgagaccagcttgggcaacatggcaagaccccgtctctactaaaaatgcaaaaacttaactggccatagtggcaggtgcctgtggtcccagctacttgggaggctgaagtgggaggatcacttagagACCAGGGAGGTGTATGGGGGACTGGAAGTTGGCAGTGAGCAGTGATcctgccaatgcactccagcctaagtgacagagcgagacttggcaccccacccccccccaagaaaaaaataacagaaccaggacatttcctataaaaacctatattttttacttctcttgaaaaaaatagaaaaatctaacaCTGGGCCCCCATTCTAGCAGGGCAATATTTAAGGCAAGTATCAGACATGCTCTTTACAAAGGCAAGGCTTTCCAGTTCACACACCTTCAGTTGTTACCCATCTGGCACCTAAACATATTTTAGTTTGCAACCCCTGTTTAGACTATTCTAAACTATTTAAACTTATTATGCACttatatgactttttaaagcTTCTCCTCAATGGAAACGCAATAGCAATGATCTAAGAGAACTTTAGAGagcttacaaaatatttttgtccatTCACATCTAAATTACTGAGTAACATaggcataagaaaaaaattaagccttTTCTCCCATCTAGCCTCACACATtacttcaacaaatgtttactgagcacctactatgtacaaaGCAGTGCATAAAAGGCTTAGGGAGAAACAAAGGCTGTTAGGGGGCGCTGTCCTCTTAAAAGTGTGTTTCTATACACAATAAACACTATAAAAAGGAGAGTGGAGTTCAAATAAGAGTACACTACTAGGAACAGGATCAGTATgtcaatttcagaaaaacaataagACTTCttcagggagaaaggaaagaatagcATTCTAAGTAGGAGAAACAAGTTTAAAACTGGGAGAGCAAAAGTTTATGTGGGAATGAGCAACAGCCTAGTTTGAACAAAGCAGAGAAAAGCAGAACATTCATTGCAAAGATATGCCAGGAAAGGCAGAAGTAGGTAAACTGGGACCAGTCTTTGCAGGGTCCTGAATGAATGTCAAGCTAAAGCTTGCTATTCTGTATCTGGTAAGCAACAAGGCCCTGCTAGAGGTTTCTAAGAAGGGCCTAGATTGAAGCTGTGATTTAGAAATATTGATCTAGTAGTGGTATGTCCACAAAATAGACTGGAAGGAAgaaagccacatgtagaaaaccGACTTGGACTATGCCTAATGTTACTCTGTTAAACTAGTAACATAATCTGCAAACTAAGGCAGTGGCAGTgggaatggaaaaaaagagacatttgggaAGTACACTACCAAATCCAGGTGAAAATTAACTGGATTTGGCAAATGAACTGGGGTCTCCAGGAAAGAGAGGACCTTAAAGATAACTCAGTTCAAGTCTAATTTCTGGGAGACCACTGAAGCTACAAACAGAACAaggaaaagttagaaagaaaaactggCTGGAGTAAGGAAAAGGATAAATTTAcctttaatgatttttatttttaaattttttatttttttaaagactgggtcttgctatggagtgcagtggctattcacagacgTAATCCCACTACTGATTAGCacgggagttttgacctgctccatttcCAACCTGGGCTGGCCCGccccctccttaggcaacctggtggtctcCTGCTCCCTCCCAGGAGATCACCATATTGATAACGAACTTAGTACAGACACCCAATCAGCATAGcgcactacagcccagaacttctgggctcaagcaatcctcctgcctcagcatcccaagtagctaagactacaagcgtgcaccaccgcacctggcaaatTGACCTTTTAAACATATCCAGTTTTCAATATCAACAGAACATTCATAAGTTTTCTGCCCCGACCAGAAAATCCTGCACACTTTTTTTCTGGCCCAACTTTTAGTGATGGCTGAAGagagcaaaatatatatttactacaCTTAAAGGATATATTTAGTACAGAGCTAATGAGAAGCCAGTCCCAGAGCAGAAACATGATCAAAATTAAGCTCCACAGAGTAAAGCTGGTCCCCatctcataccatacacaaaaattaattatacaaAACTGATATCTATATACAAAATGGACCAACAACCTAAATATAAacaactaaaactataaaactcttagaagaaaacaaagcgataaatcttcatgaccttggatttggtaATGAATTTTAAGATACGACATCAAAAACACAAGCgaagaaaaaaagagttgatATGGACCTCAGCACATTAGAAACgtgtgcatcaaaggacattgtcaagaaagtgaaaagacagcctacagaatgggagaaaatagtgCAATTTATATAACCAATAAAGgtttcatatccagaatatataaagacttCTTCTTACAACtgaacaacaaaaagacaacccaatttaaaaatgggcaaagcctTTTTGTGCTGACAGTGTTCCAGCAAACATAATGAACACTCCTAAAAGCCACCAGACTCTCTATAAGAAGTATGGCAAACAACAACCCCACAAAGTAACGCAGTATAAGAAAGGCAAGGATTCTCTGTATGCCCAGAGAAAGCAGCATTATGACAGGAAGCAGGGTGGCTATCGTGGGCAGACTAAGCCAATTTTCCAGAAAAAGGTTATAACTATAAAGAAGATTGTGCTGAGGCTAGAGCACATTGAACCCAACTGCAGATGTAAAAGAATGCTTGCTTTTAAGACATACAAGTATTCTGAACTGGGAGAAGATAAGACGAGAAAAGACCAAGTGATCCAGTTCTAAAtgtcatctttaattttattatgaagaCAATACAATCCTATGGTTAAGTTCACTTCATCTGGTTGCTGTTGGTCTTTTGGGAAGGAATAAACTAAAGCCATCAACAAAATTCCTCTGGAGGTGGGggaaagaaatgggcaaaggacttacatggatatttctccaaagaagatatacaaatggccaaaaagcacataaaaatatgttcatataATTAGTAATTAGAAAAGTAAGAACCAAAATCATAATAAGGTACCAATCCATagccactaggatggctatagttttaaaaagaaaaatattgggccgggcacggtggctcacatctgtaatcccagcactttgggaggccgaggcgggtggatcacgaggtcaggagttcaagaccatcctggctaacatggtgaaaccccgtctctactaaaattacaaaaaaaaattagccgggcgtggtggcgtgcgcctgtagtcccagctacttgggaagctgaggcacgagaatggcgtgaacccgggaggtggagcggagcttgcagtgagctgagattgtgccactgcactccagcgtgggcaacagagcgagactctgtctcaaaaaaaaaaaaagaaaaatattggctgagcgtggtggctcacgcctgtaacccaagcactttgggaggacaaggcagacgggtcacctgaggtcaggaatttgagaccagcctggccaataaggtgaaaccccgtctctactaaaagttcaaaaaatattagccgggcgtgatggcacacacctgtagtcccagctacttgggaggctggggcaggagaattgcttgaacccaggaggtggaggttgcagtgagccaagagtgcgccactgcactccagtctgggcaacacagcaagactccatctcaaaaactatatatatatatatatatacacacacacacacacacatatatacatatatatattccattaaactggaagtttaaaagaagaaagaaaaataacaagtgttggcaaggatgtggagaaattgggacCAACTCATACATTGcagctgggaatgtaaaatgattcagccactgtggaaaacagtttggtgattcctcaaaaacagaatGACCATATGATCCAAAAATTCCATTCCTAGATACATACTTAAAGGAACTAAAAAAAGGTACTCAAACAAATACaggtacacacatatattcaaaaCTTTACTACTCAGAACAGTCAAAACACAGAATGTCTAACAAATGTCTACCaatgaatgaacagataaaaCAAGTTGTGatatgtatatacaatggaatactattcagccataaaaaagagtgacgccaggggtgggagttggggggtggctcatgcctgtaatcccaaaactttgggaggccagtgctggtggatcccttaagcccaggagtctaaacaagtttgggcaacatggcaaaatcttgtctgtacaaaaaatacaaaaattggctgggcatggtggcacatgcctatatcccagctacttggaagactgaggtcgGAGGATGGATTGAGACCAGGAGTCGAAGCTGCGCTTAGCCATGATAGCACCagtgcgttccagcctgggcaacagaatgagactctgtctcaaaaaaaaataaaaaataaaaaaaaatgaagtactgatacatactacaacatggatgaaccctgaaaacattacgCTAAATGAAAGATGCCATGGCAAGAAACACAGGCTTcattaaaagaaaccaaaaaaaaaaaaaagcctgggcacagtggctcatgtctgtaatcccagcacttttggaggccaaggcagatggatcacttgaggtcagaagttcaagactagactgggcaacatggtgaaaccccatctctacaaaaaatataaaaattagccaggcgtgatcttgcatgcctgtaatcccagttacttgggaggctaaggcaagagaatcgcttgaacctgggaggcagaggttgtagtgagctgagatcacgccactgtactccagcctggggtggcaacaacaacaaaaagacacagacacaaaaggacaaatactgtacaatcctatttacatgaaatatccacaggaggctgaggcaggagaatcacttgaacccgggaggcggaggttgcagtgagccgagatcatgtcatttcactctagcctgggcaacaagagtgaaactccatctcaaaaaaaaaagaaaagaaaagaaaagaaaatatccagaataggtacaTACATAGAGACAGAACTCAGACTGCTCATTGCCAATGGCTGAGGAGAGAATAGTCTTTTACACCGGCTTAATGGGTGTAAAGTTTCATTTTGGGGTTAtgaaaaagtctggaaacaagagagaggtggtggctgcacaacactgtgaatgcacTAACCACCActgaattgttcattttaaaacagTTAATTTTGCCAGGCACAGTACTGCACACATGTAGTTGCAACTACTCAggtagctgaggtgggaggatcacttgagcctcggagttcaaggctgtagtgtgctaCATGATCATGCCTGtaaacagccactgcactccagcctgggcaacacagtgagatctcgtctctaaaaaaattaaaattaaataaataaaaataaaatagctaatttTACATGGTATCAATTTcacaatcttattttaaaaatcagcaatattccaatcaaaaataaaagtgagctCCGCATCTTGTCATGCCTTTATTTCATTAACCAGATTCTAGACAAGCCAATCTTCTATATGGCTCCTGCTCCACCTGCTCTTCCTTTATTTCACCTAGAAAATATCTTCTGACTATAATATGCTGCTTTTCCATCAATTCTAATCCCCCAACCATTTCAaaacttacttcttttttttttgaaacagggtcttgctctgttgcccaagctggagtgcagtggtgcaatctcagctcactacaacgtccgtcccctgggttcaagcgattctcctgcctcagcctcccaagcagctggaattacaggtgcacaccaccatgcctggctaattttttgtatttttttttagtagagatagggtttcaccatgttggccaggctggtctcgaactcctggcctcaagaaatctgcctactttggcctcccaaaatgctagaatgaCAGAAAACTTAACTTATAAGCAACTTGCGCATAGCTGGCACTCAATCCTTGTGAATTGCTGGTTCTATTCAATTCAGTCCACTCCTATCTGTTCTGAAAGTTTACTGTTAATACAGAATTAAGATATGAATGTTTCTTCTTATTATCCTATAACTTTTCTCTGATAGTCTCAGGTATGTGAGTTTCccattagaaagaaaattatgataCGGGCTGTCCTCTGCTTTTGCATTACACCATCTGCTAGGGATCTAAccaaaatacatttgtttaataTTGTCTGGTTGATAGTTTTTGCTATTACGTGACAGATACATTTAATGGGAAACGGGAGGTGGTAAAGAAACCACCTTTGCCCACTCTGGCTATAATAGTGATTAGCTCTGACATGATGTATGCTCAGAAATGCAAGTCCTACAGTAACAGCACAGCAAAAAGACGACTTTCGGCAGGATAGCAACGTACTTTTTACtgtgttgctttaaaaataaagtgaacctGGCTGCTCTATTTGTAAACTATTCTACATTATACCAAAAGTCCCAATGTGCatgtgccaaaaagaaaaaaaaaaaaaagaccaaaaaaactggaaaataatccccacactttgggatgttgaggcaggagggctgcttaaggccaggagttcaagaccagcctggaaaacatgagACCCGTCtctttacaaaacaaattagccaggtgtgggtggCGCagacctgcagtcccagctattccgaagctgaggtgggaggatcacttgacaccaggagtttgaggttacaatgaactaacatcaccactgcactccagcttgggccacagggcaagacctagtctctttaaaaaaaaaaaaaaaaaaggctaggcacggtggctcacacctgttatcccagcactttgggaagccaaggtgggagaattacttgagcccaggagttcaagaccagcctggccagaatagtgagacctcgtctctttaaaaaacaaacaaacaaaaagtgcagcctgggcaccatagggaggtccagtctctacaaaaattaaaaaaaaagaaaattagccgggcatgatggtgcatgcctgtggtcccagctacttgggaggctggggtggaggatCATTTTTGCCCcagaagtccaggctgcagtgagctatgaatgaaCTATTGtgctccagtgtgggtgacagagtgataccctgtttcaaaaaaaaataaacaggccaggcgtggtggctcacacctgtaatcccagcactttgggaggccgaggtgggcagattacctgaggtcagaagttcgagaccagtttggccaataCGGTTAGACCCATCactataaaaaatactaaaattagccgggtgtgatggtgcacgcctgtaatcacagctgctcgggaggctgagacagaagaattgcttgaacccaggaggtggaggttacagtgagccgagatcctgctactgcactccagcctgggtgacagagagagactctgtctcaatcaatcaatcaatcaatcgatTGATAGAATGTCCAAAGAACtctcaaccttttaaaaaaatgcaatagagTACAAAATATTCTACGGCTGTTATGTTGCTCTTCCTTGCCCTCTTCCTATAACTACTGTTTGACACACACTTATTTAAGGAAACCAATATTAATAGCAAGTATTATCTCTATCATAAAGGAACGTTTTCCTAGATTTACACATATAAACCACGGTGTAGATAAGAAACTCATTTAGCATGGGTGACTAAGAAACGGATTAACAGGCAGAGAAGGCACCGTGCGATAAGAGGTACAACTGATTTTCACATCTAGattataatttcatttcattgctTTGTGGTTATAACTTTATCTAGTAGGGTGTTTCTGACAATGTTGAGAAAGTTAATAGGACATTATATTTTACGGAAATATTTTTCCtaagttacttttctttttcttttttttttttttttttgagatggagtctcgctctgtcacccacgctggagcgcagtggccggatctcagcacgctgcaagccccgcctctcgggttcacgccattctcctgcctcagcctcccgagcagctgggactacaggcgcctgccacttcgcctggctaattttttgtattttttagtagagacggggtttcaccgtgttagccaagatggtctccatctcctgacctcgtgatccgcccgtctcggcctcccaaagtgctgggattacaggcttgagccaccgcatccggccctaAGTTACTTTTCTAGAAAACATCTGTTCCATCCATAGAAGACGCAAGTAGAATTCCAAAACATACACACTGCTCCCTGAAGATACCTGCAGGCAACCTAGGATGTTGCAATACCACAACTGCACAGCACTAGCCTAATTAGGAGGTAGAGAAACATTGTCTATATgctattaaaagatattttatctaCTGCTATACTGAGAAATAAGGCCAGTACTAACTCCTAAGTTAATGTCGTATAAAAATCTAGAAGAGTTACTTGACTCTTGTCACTAATGCTAAACAACTCACAATGAACACCTAACGTAACATTGAACTGTACACCTTAAACTGATTAAAAtgtgggtgtagtggctcacgcctgtaatcccagcactttggcaggctgaggcaggtggatcacccgaggtcaggagtttgagaccagcctggccaacatggcaaaacctcatctctactactaataaaaaattagccagaggtggtggcccatacctataatcccagctacttgggaggctgatgcacaagaattgcttgaacctgggaggtagaggttgcagtgagccgagaatgcaccaccgcactccagcctgggggacagagtgaaactgtgtctcaaaaaaaaaaaaataattaaaaataaataaataaataaattgattaaaagggtaaattttgttacatatattttaccacaaattcTTAAAAAGTGAGGTAAGCTCTCCTCTGAATCTTGTTggtttcccatttaaaaaaaaaaaagccaattagACTACATTAAAAAACACGAACCCATTAAATTGAACATGTTTAAATTTTACATAGTTGAAAACTTTTAGTAATTTCAATTAATAGAAGCTTTCTGACCTCTTAACAGAGTGTTTATTAGATATCCTCCCTCCATCTCCAAGGAGGACATACACAAACGAAAAAGGCTTAAATCGTAGCAAGGAAGGTTTAGTTTTAACAAAATTCTAACTGGAAAGTAATTAAACATTATAATAAGGTATCATGCAAATCTCTGCATGTAGGGATACAAGAATAGGACAGATGACTATCTTAGAAGGGCTGGACGCAAATCTGCAGGAAAAGTTCGAATAAACTAgagaatctctcttttttttgagacagagtcttgctctgtggcccaggctggagtgcagaggcacgatctcagcttactgcaagctccgcctgctgggttcacgccattctcctgcctcagccttccgagtagctgggactacaggcgcccaccaccacacctggctaatttttttaaatgtatttttagtagagacggggtgtcaccgtgcTAGCCacgatagtctcaatctcctgacctcatgatccgcccgcctcggcctcccaaagtgctgggattacaggcgtgagccactgagcctggcctaaaCTAGAGAATCTCTTAAGTCAGTTTCCAGTTTTAGAATTCCAAGTTCTGTATTCACAGCCCAATAGTATCTCTGAAAGACATTCCACCTATAGAACACTGCAGATATTAATCTACAAGTCATTTCAATTTGGTTTAGATATTGAGTTTACTTTCACCATACCATTTATTCACTTTACATACTCACTTAGGAACTGAAAATTGACTACTTTTGTTAACAGGCAATTCCATCAATCTCCAGCAGCATGGCTGCCAGCTCAGGTATAAATGCTACAAACATGCTCAACTGAAAACAATATTTGGTTCTAAATTTaacagaggccaggtgcggtggctcacgcctacaatcccagac comes from Theropithecus gelada isolate Dixy chromosome 4, Tgel_1.0, whole genome shotgun sequence and encodes:
- the LOC112622448 gene encoding 60S ribosomal protein L36a-like, whose translation is MNTPKSHQTLYKKYGKQQPHKVTQYKKGKDSLYAQRKQHYDRKQGGYRGQTKPIFQKKVITIKKIVLRLEHIEPNCRCKRMLAFKTYKYSELGEDKTRKDQVIQF